In Sesamum indicum cultivar Zhongzhi No. 13 linkage group LG8, S_indicum_v1.0, whole genome shotgun sequence, the sequence AGTTTTTATGCGAATGGTTGAAAAAAATGTGGTTTCATGGACCTCCATGGTTAGTGCATATGCTAAACATGGACTCGTTGAATGCGCTGAGAGAACTTTTAACCGAATGCCGGTGAAAAATGTGGTTTCTTGGAATTCAATGATTTCATGTTATCTCCAAAATAGTTACTATAAGGAATCTCTAGAATTGTTTTATAGAATGTGTGATTCTTGTATGATTCCGGACGAGACTACAATAGTTAGTGTTCTTTCAGCTTGTGGTCAACTTGGTGATTTAGTTACAGGAAAGAAACTGCATGAATATTTGCATGTTAATAGCGTGCAACCTACTGTTACTTTGTGTAACTCCCTTATAGACATGTATNNNNNNNNNNGATGTCTTTCTAAACATGCCggagaaaaatattgtttcatGGAATACTGTAATGAATGCCCTTGCATTGCATGGTTATGGATATAGAGCAATTGAACTTTTTCAAGAGATGGAGGCTGGTGGGATTCGGCCAGATGCAGTAACCTTTAGCGCCTTACTTTCTGCTTGTTGTCATTGTGGTCTTGTTGAAATTGGACGATATTTCTTTGGTAAAATGGGTCGTATGTATAACATACCATATGATGTTGAGCATTATGCTTGTATGATTGATATTCTTGGTCGTGGAGGGTTGTTCAAAGAGGCACTTGCACTGGTTGGGAAAATGGATATGAAGCCAGACATAGTTATCTGGGGTACTTTGCTTGGTGCATGTAGAACTCACCGAAACATCTCAATTGCAAAGCTGGTCTTGAAGCAACTATTAGAGTTGGAACCATATGCCGGGGGCTTGTTCGTACTTATGTCAAACATATTCTGTGAAGCTCAACAGTGGGAtgaaatgaagaagatgagGAAACTAATGAAGGACCATGGTGTCAGAAAGAGTGATGCAGTTAGCTCCATTAAAGTTGGTGGCCACGTTTCTGAGTTTATGGTCGACGATAACAAACATGAATCTTCGAATCTTATCTACACAATACTCAATCAAATGAAAGATCACTTAAAGTCTGAAAGTGATGTATATGGTCTAAGAGGCGACTTTTTAGATGCTGTGGAAATCTAGAGCTAAGAATTAAAGGCATTCATCCTTGCCTAGTATGGTTGTGACTCTTTAGCAAAAGAACCTAAGATCCATCAAAGACTTTCACATTGGTTCAATTGCTTCATCAGTCCCTTGCCACTCTGAGGTAATATGCCCGTTGAAGTGTAGATTGAACTTTTGCAAACTTTTTTCCCAACATGTACTCCACAACTAGACTTCATTCCAATATCTGTTTATATGAAATGCTACAAGTTGATGTCAATTATGCAGGACCGACATCTTTGTAGTGCAAGTCTTAAAGTTGGAAGACTCaccaaaagaaatagaaatattGTCGGTATGTCAATGCATTCTGGGTCGGAAAACTGGCTGTGGTCAAGGGAAAATCTCATAACTGAGATTCCATTCAAGACTTTCTCATAGAAAAGTAGCTTTATCTTAACCGAGTTCAAGTGTGCAACTTTTTGCATCCAAGCAATAGAAAATTGAGCAGAGAACATATGGGACTGTTATGAGAACTTGAGATAAATTGTATCCCCCATGGATTAATTATCAGGATAGATTTCAGCATCCACAACTCGAGAACAATAAGTTGCTGCAGTGAACATCTGCAACTCTACTACAGATGATTCTATAGATTCTGTTAACTCAGCAGCCCGGGATAAGGAATAAGGCTGCCCTGCGATTGTGAGGGATAAAGGGCTGATTATAATCCCATCCCAAGTAGGTGGGATTAATAGTCCCACGGTCCAGATCGGTTGAGTAAGATTattcttcatttctctcttCAATCACTCTCTTGCGGaaagcaaacaaacaaaaatgcaGCACTTGCAATGCTTTTGTTGGTGATGAGAAAGAGTATAGAGAGAGAGCATTTTAAGAGTGAAGGGCATAAGCACAACCTACGACAAAAGAATGAGCAGGCAACTTGCTCCACTTACTGCTGAAGAATGCACCCAAAAGCTGATTTGAAGGATAGTGATGCTGAGGTGAATGCAACTTCACCTGCTCCTGCTGCAGCATTGGATGTTGTAATAACACACAAAAGGGCAAGGCTGTGTCGGGTCTCTAATGCTGGTTTGGGTTCATTCGCTCCTGTGTGTTTCGCCACTGGAACTGATCAGCAGTTGCTGTGGATTTTGCAAATTGATGTGTAACGATGCAAGCCATTCCCATGTTTGCAAAACAGAGCTTCTGAAGGcgtatacatacatacatgagACTGACTGACTGACATATGGTTTTCGtgaaattttatcttattaaaaGATTCAAAAATTTGTCCTGAATCCTAaccattaatataataaacatGGGATTATATAATCACACATTAATTCTTGCTTCTGTCCatctaaataaacaaaagacaAATATATCCTATCATGATCTCATCTCAAATTTATCATGCATTAATCTATCCTTCATTCAAGGACGAACTCAATATGTCAGGCACCATCATCAAACTTTTAATTCTGCATTCATTcatttggttaataatattacctttaaaaaaatgggtgtatttataaaatcatagaACCCAAAGTgttaaaatagcaaaaaaagactgtttaaaaattatatgcaactactaaaataattagaaaaagaaaagaaaagaattaaatggGTGTGATATATAAGGCAACATACATCAAGATTAATACTACTTAATGCGTAGGATTCCAAGTTGGTTGACGTGGGAAGGTTTTCAAAGTGGTTAGAAGTTGTAACTATCAGGATTTCTTTCCATTAATACAATCACCCTTGTATTAGGAAAACAAAACCCAATTCTCGTAAACTACAAACACCTGAAAACCCGCGAATAACCGCCATATCTCTACtaagcttatatatatatatatatatatatatatatatatcatctcATGCATAAACCCTAAACACCAAACCCACCCCCATTATTATCATACTGATCATATGTACTTCATAAGAATGGTGATGTGCAGCAGTAGTGCAGGAAAGCCAGAATGGCTGGAGTCGTGGCTGAGAATCCCCTTTTACGAGGAAGAAAAGTGCGAACACCACATCCACCAGTACAACACTGTATTCTGCGCCGTCTGCATGGGAAAACCTGTCTGCGAGACCTGCTGGAAACACCAGCATTCCCAACTCCACCAGGGCCACATCTCTCTCCAAGTACCTCATTCATCAATACTTGCATTCAATTTCCTCatgaattttcttgtttcttgatcCATCAACCAcattaaatttgtttctcAATTTAAAGGTTTGTTCGGCTTCACGGAGGGCTGCGATtgagattaaaaattttaaaaagcatatGGATGCATCTGATATTCAAGTGTACAAGATCAACGGCAAGGACATTTTCTACCTCAAACCCTGCGGGAAAGGGGTCCTTCAAGATCATCATACACATGATCATCCCAAATGTCAGACATGCTCAAAGAAGCTCAAGGATTCCAACTATCTCTTTTGCTCTATTGCTTGCAAGGTATAGATAATTACTACCTACACCTacttataacaataatatcatcttcactttatttttttctttaatatactattactattactatatatatatatacatgttctTATATATTGTGATTTAAGTTTTATATAGTTTAAGTCCCATGATGAAAACGAAATTAGATGATTTGACGTCAATCACAACAAAGTCAGTCAGAGTTGACGGGTTGTACTCTGTACGGCCAAATCACTCTAACAGTCAAGTTAGTAGATTGGTCgaaatatatagtattttaattttaattaattaattgagtaaTTGTTTTGTGGCAGAATATGATGGGTAGTAGTAGCATGATAAACAGCATGGAAATAGAGGAGGTGAAGCAGCCTATGCAGAAGAGGAAGACGAGAGCAGGTACTGAAGAATGCTCCTTATTGGCCAGGTCCACCATGCGCAAGAGGAGTAGGAAAGGAATCCCTTCAAGAGCCCCATTCTGGTGAACTACTCGATTTTGGGTGTAGCTTGGAACCTCCACTTAAATGATTGGATGGCAAGTCTTTTTGTTGTCAGTTGTAGTTTgcgttaaaaaaaaattaataataaaactgCTCCATGTACGATTGAGATCAATCAATCATATTAAGTTTGTCTGAACTTAACGAATTAAACTTCAATAAAAAGTTTCATCTCTAAGTTTTCAAGCTCGGTTCGAGTTCCATTTAAttggtgaaaaaaaaataacatatgcTTGCATGTGGGGCAAAATCGTATTTTGATACCATtagaaaagattaattttatttttagtactataaattttgcaagttcGGATTTTGgtactattaaataaaaaaatataatattttttgtaccaaCTTAACGGCAGAGCCCATGTGGGCCTTAACAACCGTCAACCCTACCATTTTGGCTGAAAAAGTCACGTGAGTCTGAAAAAATGGAGGGAAAATTGCTCTTCCAACATTCCATAGTGTCTTAGTACCAATAAACCTAAAAATAAGtctttttggtctcataaagTCATGTGCGTCgcagaataaataataaacatattccaaaataaaagatagatTCCATAAAcatgaagcaaaatatattggttataAATACACAATTTGAACTAATTGAAACCTGGTTTAACAAAACCCACTTGACAAAATATGTACATTACAATGCACAATTTTTCGCTAATTGAAACCTATCAAAAGATTTCAAcctatatatttagtatatgCCTTTGAAAATCTTAAATAAAGTGATAAAGGTATtgaataacatatataaaaatacataagataaaatttagttgaacAAATAGGTGTAAGAATTTGCAAActcaagttgaaaaataactacaataCAGACTCACAGTTTACATGgatggatttttaaaattcggCCATCCAATaagaaaaatcttataaattttatgttactCAAGACTCATATTAGttaatacagaaaataataaatcattataaaactatttaaaattattatataattttataaatagtacaatTCTGCAGAGAAGGGCACTACCGAATAGCATAATTCAAGGAACTTCATAGATTTACCtc encodes:
- the LOC105167479 gene encoding pentatricopeptide repeat-containing protein At3g29230-like (The sequence of the model RefSeq protein was modified relative to this genomic sequence to represent the inferred CDS: added 288 bases not found in genome assembly), whose protein sequence is MPVKNVVSWNSMISCYLQNSYYKESLELFYRMCDSCMIPDETTIVSVLSACGQLGDLVTGKKLHEYLHVNSVQPTVTLCNSLIDMYAKCGSAEKALDVFLNMPEKNIVSWNTVMNALALHGYGYRAIELFQEMEAGGIRPDAVTFSALLSACCHCGLVEIGRYFFGKMGRMYNIPYDVEHYACMIDILGRGGLFKEALALVGKMDMKPDIVIWGTLLGACRTHRNISIAKLVLKQLLELEPYAGGLFVLMSNIFCEAQQWDEMKKMRKLMKDHGVRKSDAVSSIKVGGHVSEFMVDDNKHESSNLIYTILNQMKDHLKSESDVYGLRGDFLDAVEI